CCTTGGGGTTACCCGTTCTTGTTTAGCGTTACCCGCCCAACGTCAACATGTCGGTCACCTTTGCCTCTTCTCGCCGGAATAACAGCTGAAGGAGACCATCAAGTATGGCCGGGAAACAGGTTGCAGGGACTAGGGTTGGGTGTATGAGGTAGCACATATGGCGCTGCAAAGGAATTCCAAGCAGAACCAGCAACAATGGTACCGAGAACTGGTGAATAAAGTTATCCAGCTACTGCAGCAGAACGACCACGACTCATTGGCGCTGATTGCTCGCAACTGCGGCGTACCGCCGCAACTGCGGCATCTGGTTTGGCCAGTACTGCTGAAATACCATCCCTTTGTGATCTCCCCAAGCATTTTGTCCAACACGCTTATATTTGACAAGACGGAAGACAAATGGGTTTACGAGTGCGAGAACCGGGCGCGCCGAGATGTGGAGCAGGCGGTGATGCACGATTTACAGAAGTTCTTCGTAAATAAACGAAGCGACCAGCACATGCCACTGCCGGACATTGAGCAGCATATGCGTTTTCTACGGGACACGATAATGCGTTTTCTGGATAAATGGGAGCGAGTCTTCAAGTATGAGGTCGCGCTTGCGTGGATTGCGATAGGGCTTGCCGAATGGGTGCCCATAGATGGATGGGGTGAGTCAGCGCCCGGCGGTGGCGGAGTTTGTTCAGAGGATATGGCGCTACCAAAGGGACGTTCCACAGACGTGCCAGTACTGCAGGGAAAGCGGCACCATATAACGATCCGTTCTCTATACAAGGAGTATCCTCTGCCGCGCGAGCTGAGTTCAAGGTTGACGAAGCGATGCTTTAATTTCTATGACACTTTCGAGCGTCTTGTCTTGGTGATCCTTCACTGTCCAGATGTAACCCGTACGAAAATGAAGGTTGCTAACGGCCGAAACTATCCCTTCATTTCAGGCGGTGATGTGCTGTTCCAGACGCAGCTCTTCTTCAAAATATTTCAGATGACGCTACCAGAGCTGTACCAACCATTTACTGATGAAGAGTCATTACAATCCTCAAGAAAGGCAGATTGGATCTATTGGTGGTTCAAAGCTTGTGGTGCTAAGGTCATGCACAAACAGGACAGGGCCCATCTCTGGGATGTACTTCTCGGATGGCGGCCACACCCTTCCACGTTGAACTTTTATTTGGACTACAACAACAAATCATTTGCACACCTCTATAATACGAAGCTAAATCTCGACCCTCAGTTTTTCCACAAGGTATGCAAACATGGAAATGACCACTTTTGGTTTCCCGATTTGGATACGCTTCCCTTGGGATCTCCTGGCCTGGAAACAGACTGCCAAGTGGTTAACGAACTAATCCGCCACAATAGCTACGAGAGCAAGGACACAGGTGCTCCTGGCACCCCCAGCAAAACGTCTCAAGCCGGTAACAATTATCGAAGCCCCATTCGTCCTTCCCAGAAACACCAGAAGGATATCCCCTTTTCGCTTATAGATCCGCATGTGCAATTAATCTTCATCTACATTGCTATATTACAGCAGAATGAATTCAAACTACTGGAGTTTGAGGAGGCCGAGATCACAGAGTTCCTCACAAAGGTGCCCCTATTGTCCAAGACAGATGACTACAGTTATAAACGGCTATACGACGAGGAATCTACCAGTCTGTCATCCACGGATACGGAAGATTCCCAGAATTCCTCGTCTAGGCCGTCCACCTCTTCCCACATGATGATCGAAGTCGGAAATGACGACAAGATCGCCAACACCTTCGATGACCTTTCGCAACTAGCTGGTGATATTTGGCGCAAGTGGATGTGGTTTGAATTCGAGGAAAGTCAAGATAGTGTATAGAGTATTGCTCATTCACGGCATATGACTGAACTTGCTTGCTAGTCCTCACAGGCTAACAATGACAGTATGTCCCTTGTACCCTAGCTGCTCCTAGTTCGTCACACAGTCCCTCAGAGTCTTGCACTCGCCTCCGCGGCGCTTACTCTGCTGGCGCATCATCCATTGCACAACATTCCCCGTCGCCGCATGTGTCATTCCCAGGCTTCGTGCAGCAGGACCCAAGTAAGTTCCGTATCTGTATTTTAGCCCGTACACCACGTAAGTAGCAGGCCCCATGTGTGCGTTTATGGTTCTTCCACGCTTCGGAACCAATTGCGCACGTTGCCACTTCTGCATACACCTTCGTAAGCATACACCGGACCTATTGGTGCGGCTCTTTCAATATGTGTCATCTGACCTCCAACCAATCATGATCTTGTATTTCTCAGCCATCATGGGACCGAACATCGCTGCTTACGAATTACACAAGCGGGAAATCATGCGACCTTTAACGAAAACTTTTCCCATATATACAAGTCAGCAGGTGAAGACATAGGCCTACTAATACTGGCGTGAACAGGTGTGTGAGCTACCAACCCAAGTTACGCGTCCCATTCATATATTCAATTCAGTATGTTTTCTCCCAAACATTGAGGCTGCCTGCGCGCAAACTTCGCGTGCAGTTGCATCGACGGCAGATCCAAACGGTGCCGCCGGCGTGACGCGCGCGTCCGCAGCGAGTAATTGGTCACTAGCAGTTGTCTTCTAAAAGGACATCTACTAACCAGAGCAGAATGTTCTCCCTTCGCCAATCTGTCAGACTTGTGGCACCAGCCACCCGTGCTTTCTCCACTTCCAGAGCCATCTTCCAGAAGCAGCTTAAGACCGCGAGCAACTTGGCTGAAGTTGAGGGCCCGGAATCGTTGATCGGTAAGGGTGCCGCCGAAGGCCAAATTCCTACCGAGTTGGAGCAGGCCACCGGTCTAGCGCGTTTGGAGTTCTTGGGTAAGTTGGAGGGTGTTGAGATTTTCGACACTCAGCCCCTTGACTCCTCCCGCCGCGGTACCATGAAGGACCCAATCCTAGTGGACTCCTACGATGATTACCGTTACGTCGGCTGCACCGGCTCTCCTGCTGGCTCCCACTCCACCATGTGGCTAAAGCCTTCCGTAGAAAAGGTCGCCAGATGCTGGGAGTGCGGTTCTGTCTACAAGCTTAACCCTGTGGGCGTCCCAACCGAGGACCACCACCACTGAGGGTTGCTCGCTGCATGATCAATCTAAATATAATACTATTTATATAAGAGTATATGTATACTATATGGTTCGAAAAAGAAGATGCTCTAGGGTGCAGCCGCTTATATAAACACCTAGTTGTTTGTATGTGACTGTGCACCCATA
This is a stretch of genomic DNA from Eremothecium gossypii ATCC 10895 chromosome VI, complete sequence. It encodes these proteins:
- the COX4 gene encoding cytochrome c oxidase subunit IV (Syntenic homolog of Saccharomyces cerevisiae YGL187C (COX4); 1-intron) translates to MFSLRQSVRLVAPATRAFSTSRAIFQKQLKTASNLAEVEGPESLIGKGAAEGQIPTELEQATGLARLEFLGKLEGVEIFDTQPLDSSRRGTMKDPILVDSYDDYRYVGCTGSPAGSHSTMWLKPSVEKVARCWECGSVYKLNPVGVPTEDHHH
- the OCA5 gene encoding Oca5p (Syntenic homolog of Saccharomyces cerevisiae YHL029C (OCA5)), whose product is MALQRNSKQNQQQWYRELVNKVIQLLQQNDHDSLALIARNCGVPPQLRHLVWPVLLKYHPFVISPSILSNTLIFDKTEDKWVYECENRARRDVEQAVMHDLQKFFVNKRSDQHMPLPDIEQHMRFLRDTIMRFLDKWERVFKYEVALAWIAIGLAEWVPIDGWGESAPGGGGVCSEDMALPKGRSTDVPVLQGKRHHITIRSLYKEYPLPRELSSRLTKRCFNFYDTFERLVLVILHCPDVTRTKMKVANGRNYPFISGGDVLFQTQLFFKIFQMTLPELYQPFTDEESLQSSRKADWIYWWFKACGAKVMHKQDRAHLWDVLLGWRPHPSTLNFYLDYNNKSFAHLYNTKLNLDPQFFHKVCKHGNDHFWFPDLDTLPLGSPGLETDCQVVNELIRHNSYESKDTGAPGTPSKTSQAGNNYRSPIRPSQKHQKDIPFSLIDPHVQLIFIYIAILQQNEFKLLEFEEAEITEFLTKVPLLSKTDDYSYKRLYDEESTSLSSTDTEDSQNSSSRPSTSSHMMIEVGNDDKIANTFDDLSQLAGDIWRKWMWFEFEESQDSV